The following are from one region of the Carnobacterium gallinarum DSM 4847 genome:
- a CDS encoding helix-turn-helix domain-containing protein, with the protein MDIGNTLKRIREAKNFTQKEISEGILSLSFYNKIENGKNSLTVQLFFEILNRLNVDFDEFFFIHNNYTKNIYDNYWYKIYDFYYLSDSIGLEKLIESLALDYQNTKNITLNHLLHLAHIVNCRIKNILPDEKVIEEICTYLLSIESWTKYEIRLFISIMDVFDFELLLILSRKILSRLRNYSKNQEYAHFMNDALINLIIICLESGKINDSLYFLNLLKSQRLDGKHLYEKNIVNFLEGIYLLSLGDKKGEEKANKTIEIFEYLEMKDHAKKYKIFLDKMKNERVQN; encoded by the coding sequence GATATTGGAAATACTTTAAAAAGAATAAGAGAAGCAAAAAATTTTACACAAAAAGAAATATCGGAAGGAATATTGTCACTAAGTTTCTATAATAAGATAGAAAACGGGAAAAATTCTTTAACTGTGCAATTATTTTTTGAAATTTTGAATAGATTAAATGTAGATTTCGATGAATTTTTTTTCATTCATAATAATTATACAAAAAATATCTATGATAACTATTGGTATAAAATATATGATTTTTATTACTTATCAGATTCAATCGGTTTAGAAAAATTAATCGAGTCTCTTGCTTTAGACTATCAAAATACAAAAAATATAACATTGAATCATTTATTGCATCTTGCTCATATAGTAAATTGTAGAATTAAAAATATTTTACCAGATGAAAAAGTCATTGAAGAAATTTGCACATATTTACTATCTATAGAGAGTTGGACTAAATATGAAATAAGATTATTTATCTCAATTATGGATGTATTTGACTTTGAGCTACTTCTTATTTTATCTAGAAAAATATTAAGTAGATTACGAAATTATTCAAAGAACCAAGAGTATGCTCATTTTATGAATGATGCTTTAATTAACTTAATAATTATTTGTTTAGAATCAGGGAAAATAAATGATAGTTTGTATTTTTTAAATTTACTAAAATCTCAAAGATTAGATGGGAAACATTTATATGAAAAAAATATAGTGAATTTTCTAGAAGGAATTTATTTATTAAGTTTAGGAGATAAAAAAGGTGAAGAAAAAGCAAATAAAACGATTGAAATATTTGAATATCTAGAAATGAAAGACCATGCAAAAAAATATAAAATCTTTTTAGATAAAATGAAGAATGAAAGAGTACAAAATTAG
- a CDS encoding class I SAM-dependent methyltransferase, producing the protein MKVILGAGATYYEGWHATQEAELNLVNPDDWEKQFSFASLDALLAEHVWEHLTLTEGEQAAKLCYNYLKPGGYLRVAVPDTNFRNQAYQDLVQVGGPGPIDHQAYSHKVVYDYQTLREVFEKAGFEVELLEYCNKIGDFHYHYWNPADGKIVRLLRYDTRNSQTGLGMISIIIDVHKPFILKEKGTDKAF; encoded by the coding sequence ATGAAAGTTATTTTAGGTGCAGGAGCAACTTATTATGAAGGGTGGCACGCAACTCAAGAGGCGGAGCTGAATTTAGTTAATCCAGATGATTGGGAGAAGCAATTCTCATTCGCTTCGCTAGATGCATTATTGGCAGAACATGTTTGGGAACATTTAACTTTGACTGAAGGAGAGCAGGCAGCTAAACTTTGTTACAATTATTTGAAGCCAGGGGGATATCTTCGTGTGGCAGTACCAGATACTAATTTTCGGAATCAAGCTTATCAGGACTTAGTTCAAGTTGGTGGTCCGGGACCAATTGATCATCAGGCATACAGTCATAAGGTAGTTTATGATTATCAGACACTGCGAGAAGTATTTGAAAAAGCTGGATTTGAAGTAGAATTGCTTGAATATTGCAATAAAATTGGTGATTTTCACTATCATTATTGGAATCCTGCAGATGGTAAGATTGTCCGTTTACTACGCTATGATACACGAAATAGCCAAACAGGGTTGGGAATGATTTCGATTATAATTGACGTACATAAACCATTTATTTTAAAAGAAAAAGGTACAGACAAGGCTTTTTAA
- a CDS encoding TetR/AcrR family transcriptional regulator — protein MKKRTRKEEMQLTRETILKEARILFMQKGYKSTSTREIAQKSNITQPALYHHFKDKESLYIEVVRELTTNVNKALETVFKQKMAPNEKLTAMIVTLMNYHPTNIMLMIHDILNEMQPENQYLLFQLSQNTYSRPFSEFFDEMKEQNLLREDVSSKAAAKFVVSSISPLFNGNQKFGPSVPIEEQVSELTDFMLYGIFKK, from the coding sequence GTGAAGAAACGAACACGAAAAGAAGAAATGCAGCTAACTAGAGAAACTATTTTAAAAGAAGCGCGTATTTTATTTATGCAAAAGGGCTATAAGTCAACTTCAACGAGAGAAATTGCGCAAAAAAGTAACATTACCCAGCCAGCCTTATATCATCATTTTAAAGATAAGGAAAGTCTTTATATCGAAGTGGTCCGGGAACTAACAACTAATGTAAACAAAGCCTTAGAAACTGTTTTTAAGCAAAAAATGGCACCAAATGAAAAATTAACAGCAATGATTGTAACTTTAATGAACTATCATCCAACGAATATTATGTTGATGATTCACGATATCTTAAATGAAATGCAACCAGAAAATCAGTATTTACTGTTTCAATTGAGCCAAAATACGTATTCACGCCCATTTAGTGAATTTTTTGATGAAATGAAAGAGCAGAATTTATTGAGAGAAGATGTCTCTTCTAAAGCAGCAGCTAAATTTGTAGTATCTAGTATTAGTCCGTTATTTAATGGTAATCAAAAATTTGGTCCATCAGTTCCAATTGAAGAACAGGTGAGTGAATTAACTGATTTTATGTTATATGGTATTTTTAAAAAATAG
- a CDS encoding WXG100 family type VII secretion target, producing MVQIKLTPDELEQSATKYTEGAGNVREILQRLNQEQETISSNWEGTAFTRFEEQFIELSGKVNEFADLLDQINRQLVEVAGAVRDTDAEIASKLGFQG from the coding sequence ATGGTACAAATTAAATTAACGCCAGATGAGTTAGAACAATCCGCAACAAAATACACAGAAGGTGCGGGTAATGTTCGTGAAATCTTACAACGTTTAAACCAAGAACAAGAGACTATCTCATCAAACTGGGAAGGTACAGCCTTTACACGTTTTGAAGAGCAATTTATTGAACTATCAGGAAAAGTAAATGAGTTTGCTGATTTATTAGATCAAATTAATAGACAACTGGTTGAAGTTGCTGGAGCAGTTAGAGATACAGATGCTGAGATTGCTAGCAAGCTTGGTTTCCAAGGCTAA
- the esaA gene encoding type VII secretion protein EsaA encodes MKKKLVIGVIFLGLVGILGFSLTYMGLFTSSKADVEQEEQVAKMRIALVNEDLGTEYGGIPFSLGENYVKKIEKDMNQNWYVVSRSIAESGLANDTYNLMIVVPSDFSANTFSLDEVIPEKAEVSYKINANGNKDVENEAVKVAKNTIAELNKDLIDVYISSILENLYTAQKNVGTVIGNQVEKINIYGDQVYEPLEGYTNQFSSIKAIGEQSKTGIEQHKSVLKNYLESVVSYGTNQSEFDKSLQVLISEQEKNKLDYTNFTTGLTDYGLMLGNEETQALYERLVEQNKLIGNEFTSADMTLLNQIRGTEEYIADVKATILQQKEAIENQFEDDKKVLTQSVTEKLSNEYNLNRGKLSIAQLLAPEGKDLNANLAVSQAHELERINNLANKISQLVYWNERSLADSPYPDGASKGEMTALLSQIKNYLSVTSTNDNLSRLVTADEAAAGNLQNPPHATPAENPDKIANYKDLNSIKVDLVETEDRANYSQLIYDTTGGVKDYSVLTNLNLNVVVPSEVKVTSAAIKVADGERQLSSRELRDLLTPTRTLELSGLTLGSNFYLHLEYQFNRAGASDPDFDLIDLVDKAIQLTITPVYGLSITPPIIDPPPSVDNPVITPPPPIWIPDTPLNNSQTIGFPTNNFDKTDYLVKLRAYDDLRYANGVWTGKYIQDYQTVLDELALLFGPLNSETGNLDNLDKPRQASKFYNELINDTENFNVFDLLVKLMLIEPTAIYNDYLASFTNYEVQADEMELKVAGLNDKIVETTETAKQLNQEVDNQLDNLRDWQKKISELEREGTMTDALTEGEHQGTKQIDAGLKGLLVYSEGLKTNSESNIEDLKTVNSVFDTFNQDALAIQNSGLAVTENTKSLMNQFQGQVKETEDFSKTFNEVLKNGQQNGVINNQLVDFLASPVKEKDNGRISSGDAYYPYLIIIALFITAVFTAYVLDLKVWQVRQLNSFQVEENLLIRNLPLVLFGLIAAIAEGGMIAFISFRMQQLNTDIQLNWILIVVLIQIVFVFMATYLQRQFKMLGMFINLFLFASYLLLTEAVGKALDSETIFYRIRDFSPLNTAETILSNSANQIPNPTSVLVNFLILIPIVIVLNLVVWFPKEKEKSQPQPQEVEVEV; translated from the coding sequence ATGAAGAAAAAATTAGTAATTGGCGTTATTTTTTTAGGTTTAGTAGGAATTCTTGGTTTTTCATTAACTTATATGGGGTTATTCACCAGTTCAAAAGCAGACGTGGAACAAGAAGAACAGGTTGCTAAAATGCGAATTGCCCTAGTAAATGAAGATTTGGGAACAGAATATGGAGGCATTCCTTTTTCATTAGGAGAAAATTATGTAAAAAAAATCGAGAAGGATATGAATCAGAATTGGTATGTGGTTAGCCGTAGTATTGCTGAAAGTGGGCTGGCAAATGATACGTATAATTTGATGATTGTTGTACCTAGCGATTTTTCAGCAAATACATTTAGTTTAGATGAAGTGATTCCTGAAAAAGCTGAAGTTAGCTATAAAATTAATGCAAATGGCAATAAAGATGTTGAAAATGAAGCAGTAAAAGTTGCTAAAAATACGATTGCAGAACTGAATAAAGATTTAATTGATGTGTATATTTCATCCATTTTAGAAAATCTGTATACGGCACAAAAAAATGTCGGCACGGTAATTGGCAACCAAGTTGAAAAAATTAATATTTATGGTGATCAAGTTTATGAGCCATTAGAAGGCTATACGAATCAATTCTCTTCTATTAAAGCAATTGGCGAGCAATCTAAAACAGGAATTGAACAACATAAATCAGTTTTAAAAAATTACCTAGAGTCGGTTGTTTCTTATGGCACGAATCAAAGTGAGTTTGATAAAAGTTTACAAGTACTTATTAGTGAGCAAGAAAAAAATAAATTGGATTATACTAATTTTACTACTGGATTAACAGACTACGGTCTAATGCTAGGCAATGAAGAAACGCAAGCTTTATACGAACGCCTTGTAGAGCAGAATAAATTAATTGGTAACGAATTTACTTCAGCAGATATGACCTTGCTTAATCAGATTAGAGGAACAGAAGAGTACATTGCAGATGTCAAAGCAACTATCTTGCAACAAAAAGAAGCGATTGAAAATCAATTTGAAGATGATAAAAAAGTATTAACGCAAAGTGTCACTGAAAAATTAAGTAATGAATACAATTTGAATCGTGGGAAGCTAAGTATTGCCCAATTGTTAGCTCCAGAGGGCAAAGATTTAAATGCTAACTTAGCAGTTAGTCAAGCTCATGAATTAGAGCGGATCAATAATTTAGCCAATAAAATTTCACAATTGGTTTATTGGAATGAGCGCAGTTTAGCGGATAGCCCCTACCCAGATGGTGCTAGTAAAGGTGAGATGACAGCTTTGTTAAGTCAGATTAAAAACTATCTTTCTGTCACAAGTACGAATGACAATCTTTCAAGATTGGTGACAGCAGATGAAGCAGCTGCAGGGAATTTACAAAATCCTCCCCATGCTACGCCTGCTGAAAATCCAGATAAAATTGCCAACTATAAAGATTTGAATTCGATAAAAGTTGATCTAGTAGAAACAGAAGATCGAGCGAACTATAGCCAACTAATTTATGACACTACAGGTGGAGTTAAGGATTATTCGGTTTTGACGAATTTAAACCTGAATGTTGTAGTTCCTTCAGAAGTTAAAGTGACCTCAGCGGCAATAAAAGTAGCGGATGGCGAACGACAGTTATCCTCTAGAGAGCTTAGAGATTTATTGACGCCTACACGAACATTGGAGTTAAGCGGTTTAACACTAGGTTCTAATTTTTATCTACATTTAGAGTATCAATTTAATCGAGCAGGGGCGAGTGATCCTGATTTTGATTTAATTGATTTAGTCGATAAAGCGATTCAGTTAACGATTACACCCGTGTATGGACTTTCAATTACTCCGCCGATTATTGATCCGCCTCCAAGTGTAGATAATCCGGTAATTACACCGCCACCGCCAATCTGGATACCAGATACACCCTTAAATAATAGCCAAACAATCGGATTTCCAACGAATAACTTTGATAAAACAGACTATTTAGTGAAACTTAGGGCTTATGATGATTTGCGTTATGCTAATGGCGTTTGGACTGGAAAGTACATTCAAGACTATCAAACAGTTCTTGATGAATTGGCGTTATTGTTTGGTCCGTTGAATAGTGAAACAGGGAATTTAGATAATTTAGATAAGCCTCGTCAAGCATCAAAATTTTATAATGAATTAATTAATGATACTGAGAATTTTAATGTTTTTGATTTGCTCGTTAAATTAATGCTGATTGAACCAACGGCAATTTACAATGACTATTTAGCTAGTTTTACCAACTATGAGGTTCAAGCGGACGAGATGGAGTTAAAGGTAGCGGGATTAAATGACAAAATTGTTGAGACAACGGAAACAGCGAAACAGCTAAATCAAGAGGTGGACAATCAGCTTGATAATTTACGGGATTGGCAGAAAAAGATTAGCGAGCTAGAACGAGAAGGGACGATGACGGATGCTTTAACCGAGGGTGAGCATCAGGGGACAAAACAAATTGATGCCGGATTAAAGGGGTTATTAGTTTATAGCGAAGGTCTTAAAACTAATTCAGAATCAAATATTGAAGATTTAAAAACAGTTAATTCAGTTTTTGATACCTTTAATCAAGATGCCTTAGCTATTCAAAATAGTGGGCTAGCAGTGACTGAAAATACGAAAAGCTTAATGAATCAATTCCAAGGTCAGGTAAAAGAAACCGAAGATTTTTCTAAGACTTTTAATGAAGTATTGAAGAATGGACAACAAAATGGAGTGATTAATAATCAGCTCGTTGATTTTTTAGCTTCACCAGTTAAGGAAAAAGACAATGGTCGGATTTCTAGTGGGGATGCATATTATCCTTATTTAATTATTATTGCGTTATTTATTACAGCGGTCTTTACAGCCTATGTGTTAGATTTGAAAGTTTGGCAAGTGCGTCAACTGAATAGTTTCCAAGTTGAAGAGAACTTGCTTATTCGCAATTTACCTTTAGTGCTTTTTGGCTTAATTGCAGCGATTGCTGAAGGTGGGATGATTGCCTTTATCAGCTTTAGGATGCAGCAGCTGAACACAGATATCCAGTTAAATTGGATACTGATAGTAGTCTTGATTCAGATTGTCTTTGTCTTCATGGCGACATATTTACAGCGACAATTTAAAATGTTGGGGATGTTTATTAATCTGTTCTTATTTGCTTCGTATTTATTATTAACAGAAGCTGTAGGAAAAGCACTGGATAGTGAAACGATTTTTTATCGCATTCGGGATTTTTCACCATTGAATACGGCAGAAACGATCTTAAGCAATAGTGCCAATCAGATTCCTAATCCGACTTCTGTTTTAGTGAATTTTCTT